The Treponema succinifaciens DSM 2489 region TTCACTCCTTAAAATAAATAGATTCCGCTGAAAAAAATTCAGCAACGCCTATTGTACCCCCCCCCGGATTTGTCAAGTACTTTGAGGAATTTTTATGATTTGTTTTGCAGATGAAATTTTCAAAAGATTATCCGATCAAGCCGGATAATGACATAGCGTTTAAGCCCAAAGATAACACTTTTTATGCGCAACTGTTGCCCACCTTTTCATTTTCCAAATGTACAGACCTTCCACTTGCAAGAAAAAAAACTTGACATCTGCCATTTGTGAACTTAAACTGATTTTTAAGATTCCGCAGAAAATGCAAATCTAAAAAACACACAAATCAATTCAAGGAGGCTTTTTAATGGAAAAGTTTTCAAACATACCGGAAGTCAAGCTCGGAATAATCGCAGTAAGCCGAGACTGCTTTGTAATTTCACTTTCTGAAAAAAGAAGAGCGGCAATCGTAAAGGCATTCAGCTCAAAAGGAAGCCTTTATGAAGCAAAGACAACTGTAGAAAATGAATGCGATATGCTGAAGGCGGTTGAAGAAGTAAAACAGGCCGGCTGCAATGCGCTTGTTGTTTTCCTCGGAAACTTTGGACCAGAAACTCCAGAAACTCAAATTGCGCAGAAATTTGACGGTCCTTGCATGTTTGTCGCCGCCGCTGAAGAAACTCAGAATGATCTTATAAACGGACGCGGAGACGCTTACTGCGGAATGCTGAACTGCTCATACAATTTGAACTTGCGCAAAATTCCTGCCATAATCCCAGAATATCCAGTTGGAACAGCAGACGACATTGTAAAGATGATTGAAGAATTTATTCCTGTTGCACGCGCAATTATCGGTCTTAAAAATCTCAAGCTTATCACATTCGGACCTCGCCCGCAGGACTTTTTTGCTTGCAATGCGCCAATCAAGGGACTTTATGACATTGGAGTTGAAATTCAGGAAAATTCGGAACTTGACCTTCTTGTTGCATACCGCGCCCACAAAGACGACAAAAGAATTCCAGAAGTTGTCGCTGACATGGAAAAAGAGCTTGGTTCAGGCGGAAACAACTTCCCGGATCTTCTTCCACGCATGGCGCAGTTTGAACTTACACTTCTTGACTGGATTGAAGCAAACAAAGGCTGCAAAAAATATGCAGTTCTCGCAGACAAATGCTGGCCGGCATTTCCTAAGGAATTCGGATTTGAGCCTTGCTATGTGAACAGCCGGCTTGCTTCCCGCGGAATTCCTGTTGCCTGCGAAGTTGATATTTTCGGCGCGCTTTCTGAATATATTGGAACTTGCATTTCCGGTGCTCCTGTTACACTTCTTGACATCAACAATTCTGTTCCGCAGGATATGTACGATGAAAGCATCAAGGGTAAATTCTCTTATCCTTATGTTCTTAACGATACTTTCATGGCGTTCCACTGCGGAAACACACCTTTCTGCTGCATGAACAAGGCTTGCAATCCTGGAGTCAAGTATCAGTTGATTCAGCACAGACTTCTTGAGCCAAAGGATTCAACGCCAGACTTTACACGCGGAACTTTGGAAGGCGACATAATGCCAGGCCCAATCACATTCTTCAGATTGCAGTCAACTCCAGATACAAAGCTTCAGGCTTACATTGCGCACGGCGAAATTCTTCCAGTTGCAACCCGTTCGTTCGGAGGAATAGGTGTATTTGCAATTCCAGAAATGGGAAGATTCTACCGCCATGTTCTTATCCAGAAAAATTATCCGCACCACGGCGCAGTTGCTTTCGGCCACTACGGAAAAGCACTTTTTACACTTTTCAAGTATCTTGGAATTCCTGATGTTGCATACAATCAGCCAAAAGGAACTTTGTATCCATCGGAAAATCCGTTTAACTGATTTGCAATTTAGCATTTAGCTTGGAAACAAAAAAAATCCGTCTGTGTTTGCGCAGGCGGATTTTCTGTTTTATATAAACATTCTTATTTCTACTTCTGGCCGTAGTAGGCGTTCGGGCCGTGTTTTCTCATGTAGTGCTTGTTGATGATGTAGTCCGGAAGCGGCTGCTGCGACGGGTTAATCTGCAGCGTGTTCATGGCCATGTGGCTCACTTCCTCAAGGACTGCGGCGTTGTAGACGGCTTTGTCCGCGGTTGCTCCCCAGGCGAAAGGTCCGTGTCCGCCCACAAGAACCATGTTCACTTCATACGGATTCAGTTTTAGAGAACGGAAGTGGCTTACAATGAGATTTCCGGTTTCCTTCTCGTAGTCGTTCTGGACTGCCTCGCGGCTAAGATACGGTGTGCAGGGAACTTCCGTCTGGATGTGGTCTGCGTGGGTTGTTCCGAACAGTGGAACTGCCTTTACAGCCTGAGCCCAGCTCACCGCGTAAGTTGAATGAGTGTGGATTATTCCGCCGATTTTCGCTCCGTCCGAAACAGCGAATTCACTGTAAATAACAGCGTGCGTCGGAGTGTCGCTTGAAGGTCTTAGTTTTCCCTCAACAACATTTCCTTCAAGGTCAACAATCACCATGCTTTCGGGCGTAAGTTCCGGGTAAGGAACTCCCGAAGGCTTGATTGCGAACACGCCGGCCGCCTTGTCGAACGCGCTGACGTTTCCCCAAGTGTAAAGCGCAAGATGCTGCGCCGGTATCTGCATATTCGCCTCGTAAGCCTCTCTCTGCAGTTCTGTGTATTTTCCCATGAATTTTTCCTCCATTTGTTTTTATGTCATTGCCGTGTCAGGCACGGAAATGCGGTGGTTGAGCCTGCCGAAACCACCATGCACAGTGTATCCGGTCATTTCTACAGGCTCAATGACCTTCAGAACTAAAACTTATTGTACTCCAGAAGTTAAACTTATTGCCCCTGAAACTGATTATTTCACATTCTCAACTGCGGTGCGTTCGGCTTTGAGCGCGGACTTGTAGCCTTCAAGCCATCTGTCAAAGCCTGCTACATCCGCTGTGTCAGGTTTTACGGTTTTCTTCTGCGCGCCTGCGAAGACTTCGGTTTCAAGCCAGTCGCCCAGATTTTTTCCCTTTGAGTCCGCGGTGTATGAGGCAAGAAGCGCCATTCCCCAGGGACCGCCCTCGCCTGCTGTTTCCATCGCGCTGACCGGAGTGTGCATTGCCGCAGCCATCGTCTCAAGCCCCACGCCTTCCGTCTTGAAATATCCG contains the following coding sequences:
- a CDS encoding L-fucose/L-arabinose isomerase family protein codes for the protein MEKFSNIPEVKLGIIAVSRDCFVISLSEKRRAAIVKAFSSKGSLYEAKTTVENECDMLKAVEEVKQAGCNALVVFLGNFGPETPETQIAQKFDGPCMFVAAAEETQNDLINGRGDAYCGMLNCSYNLNLRKIPAIIPEYPVGTADDIVKMIEEFIPVARAIIGLKNLKLITFGPRPQDFFACNAPIKGLYDIGVEIQENSELDLLVAYRAHKDDKRIPEVVADMEKELGSGGNNFPDLLPRMAQFELTLLDWIEANKGCKKYAVLADKCWPAFPKEFGFEPCYVNSRLASRGIPVACEVDIFGALSEYIGTCISGAPVTLLDINNSVPQDMYDESIKGKFSYPYVLNDTFMAFHCGNTPFCCMNKACNPGVKYQLIQHRLLEPKDSTPDFTRGTLEGDIMPGPITFFRLQSTPDTKLQAYIAHGEILPVATRSFGGIGVFAIPEMGRFYRHVLIQKNYPHHGAVAFGHYGKALFTLFKYLGIPDVAYNQPKGTLYPSENPFN
- the araD gene encoding L-ribulose-5-phosphate 4-epimerase AraD is translated as MGKYTELQREAYEANMQIPAQHLALYTWGNVSAFDKAAGVFAIKPSGVPYPELTPESMVIVDLEGNVVEGKLRPSSDTPTHAVIYSEFAVSDGAKIGGIIHTHSTYAVSWAQAVKAVPLFGTTHADHIQTEVPCTPYLSREAVQNDYEKETGNLIVSHFRSLKLNPYEVNMVLVGGHGPFAWGATADKAVYNAAVLEEVSHMAMNTLQINPSQQPLPDYIINKHYMRKHGPNAYYGQK